Proteins encoded by one window of Carcharodon carcharias isolate sCarCar2 chromosome 27 unlocalized genomic scaffold, sCarCar2.pri SUPER_27_unloc_2, whole genome shotgun sequence:
- the LOC121273886 gene encoding zinc finger protein 420-like, giving the protein MEEKSTIHSGEKAYMCSVCGRGFSRSSDLSEHNCSHTGEKPWKCGDCGKGFNYPSVLETHRRSHTGERPFICSECGKGFTTSSHLLTHQRVHTGKRPFTCPDCGKGFINSSNLLNHLRIHTGQRLFTCSTCGKRFTQSSHLLKHQRAHSGERPFKCPDCGKCYKSSRDLMSHQRVHTDERPFKCPDCGKCFRSSGELMSHQHVHSDERPFRCSHCGTGFKRSSNLIVHQRVHTGERPFTCSKCGKGFTQSSILLVHQRVHTGERPFTCSECGKGFTQSSYLLTHQRVHTGEKPFTCSECGKGFAQSSHLLTHQRVHNGEKLYTCSLCGRGFNRSSNLERHRDTCTMEKPWKCGDCGKGFDCPSHLETHRRSHTGERPFTCPECGKGFTQSSQLLAHQRLHTGERPFTCSECGKQFTQLSSLLRHQPVHTGERPFTCPECGKGFTGSSDLLKHQRIHTGERPFSCISCGKRFRSSSNLSAHQRVHTGERPFTCSECGNNFTQSSALRTHQRVHTGEKPFTCSECGKGFTRSSHLLKHQRVHKDENFKIELLLDQEP; this is encoded by the exons atggaagaaAAAAGCACTATTCACAGTGGAGAGAAAGCTtacatgtgttctgtgtgtggacgaggcttcagccgATCATCTGACCTGTCAGAACATAactgcagtcacactggtgagaaaccgtggaaatgtggggactgtggtaAAGGATTCAATTACCCATCTGTGCTGGAAACACATCGGCgtagtcacactggggagagaccattcatctgctctgagtgtgggaagggattcaccacctcctcccacctgctgacacaccagcgagttcacactgggaagaggccattcacctgccctgaCTGTGGCAAGGGATTCATTAATTCATCCAACCTGCTAAATCATCTgcgaattcacactgggcagaggctgttcacctgctcaacgtgtggaaagaggttcactcagtcatcccacttgCTGAAACATCAGCGAGCGCACAGtggggagagaccttttaaatgtccagactgcgggaagtgctataaaagttccaGAGACCTGATGTcgcatcaacgtgttcacactgacgagagaccttttaaatgcccagactgcgGGAAGTGCTTTAGAAGTTCCGgggaactgatgtcccatcaacatGTTCACAGTGATGAAAGACCATTtcggtgctctcactgtgggactgggttcaagcGATCATCTAACCTTAttgtacaccagcgagttcacactggagagagaccgttcacctgctccaagtgtgggaaggggttcactCAGTCCTCCATTCTGCtggtacaccagcgagttcacactggggagaggccgttcacctgctccgaatgtgggaagggattcactcagtcatcctacctgctgacacatcagcgagttcacactggggagaaaccgttcacatgctccgagtgtgggaagggattcgctcaGTCATCCCATCTGCTAACACACCAGCGTGTTCACAA tggggagaaactgtacacgtgttctttgtgtggacgaggcttcaaccGGTCATCTAACCTggagagacacagggacacatgcaccatggagaaaccgtggaaatgtggtgactgtgggaaaggatttgATTGTCCTTCCCATCTGGAAAcccatcgacgcagtcacactggggagaggccgttcacctgccctgagtgtggTAAGGGATTCACTCAATCATCCCAACTGCTAGCACACCAGCGAttacacactggagagagaccgttcacctgctccgagtgtgggaagcaATTCACACAGTTATCCAGCCTACTAAGACACCAGCCAGTTcatactggggagagaccattcacctgccctgaatgtgggaaaggattcactgggTCCTCTGATCTACTGaagcaccagcgaattcacactggggagaggccattcagctgtatttcctgtggaaagagattcaggtCTTCATCCAACCTCAgtgcacaccagcgagttcacaccggggagaggccatttacctgctccgagtgtggaaaCAACTTCACTCAGTCATCAGCACTgcggacacaccagcgagttcacaccggggagaagccgttcacctgctctgagtgtgggaagggattcactcggtcatcccacctgctgaaacaccagcgagttcacaaggatgaaaatttcaaaattgagttgttgcttgaccaggagccatgA